The genomic region atcttcaaaataaaggataaTATATAATTTACCTTCAAAATTATACCAAAACTTGACTTCTTTTCAAATCCAAAAGGATACAAAATGCAACATAAGATGAGTACAAGTCAAAATAGTAAAACATTCTCATCCAGCCATGCAAAACCCAATGATAAGCTATTTTAATAACaatcatctataattttttttaaataatggttATATTGAGAATGGTTACTCATTTTAGGAATGTGTGCCCATTTTTTGAATAATGGGTACTTGTTTTCAAAACAAGCAACAATTacataaaaataacaaaaaaaagagGGGTAATGAGTATCTATTTCCTTAGAGAACATGTACCTTTTCAATGAATGGGTGTCTAGTGTATTGATTTTTGGGTCAAGAAAGGCATGGAGAGCCTAATTCTTACCCTTGGACCTACAAGTACAAGGTTGGATCAACTTGATAAAAGAAATTATAGACTTCTGCCATAGGCTTTTTACCCTTTTTAAcaaattttgatgaaattaaaacccattatagaTTAAATTGTgtagattttatatatataatatctttATAGGATTTATTTATTCTTTCTATTTTTCaattgatttataatgaaattagtcaataaatatgaaatattagatttacttatttattcaaaaaaaaaaaatttatttttttcaataaaatatatACAACATCAATCTATAAAGTagatattttcaaaataaaaaagaaatcaaaaaatgATATATTTATGTCTAATTGTGGTGAACATACATGATGGGTTATTAAAACGACAATTAgggacaaaaaaataataataaaaaacaaaaatattaagaaacaattacaaaaaaaattccGCATCAATCTTAGTATCTTACACATATTTTCCCAAGAGGGTTTAAGAAAAAAAACTTTATTTAGGTAAAAATTTGGTGGCCATACAAGTGTATGGTTTGGTCCTAAAACAAGAATTTTTAAATAGTGGTTTCTAAAAATCCTTTTTGAAAATTAATTTGTATCATCTAGATCAATTGTGACAAAATTTGAAAATTGGGAAAATCACTTCTAATTTAGGCACTTTATGTAGGCTCAACTTTGTGCAAGCACCCGTTATAATTTTCACcattaaattcattaaaaaaattaagaaattagatatTCTTACATATAATCaagtatatttaataaaaaatacatcGTTACTCATTCATATACCAATATATTTTGTTAATATGTTCTTTCAATTTAACATCATTTAAAAAGAAAATGACATTTTAGAATAGTTACTTGAGGCTTTGATAAAAGAATATCTTGAGTATGCTTTAAGACTTAGATACTTCTATAAGTACTTGGAAGAATGGTAGCTCCATCCATAGTATAGATCATCATATGCATGTCAGACAATAAACCTAATTGGTTCATGTCTCTTTGTGAATCATCAATTAGTGCATCAACAATTAGGACCTTCCCATCTTGTGGTGTTGCTTCATGACTctttttcaaaatttctatacaatgGTCGTCATCCCACTCATGTAAAATCCACTCCAAGAAATATAATAATAACCTTTAAGAAAACGTAGTATTGATACAATAAAGAAAGTGTAACAAATAAATAGAATTCATAAGAGACTAAAGTATGTTGTTTCCTAATGTGAACGTTTTTACCTTCTTAAATATTGCATCTCCACAAGAAATTTGTTCAAACATATTTCAGCCAATATGCTCCACTCCTACTATTAAAAACATAACAATTAAAAAgtaaaaatttattattaaaaaaaaaatcaatacttatattattatttgaaacaaataaaattatattaataaaatttgttgaaaaagACTCCCTTCAAATAAACACTCTTTAGTATATTTATTCTAAGAAGTGCCAATCTGTCCACACCAATCACCATCACTATTGATCCATAAATAAAACAAAACTAATAACTTTTTCCTGCCTTGAAAACTGAGATGTGGTCTCTCACCAGTTATGGCAGGTGCAGTTGCAAAGACATGAGGTAAATCAAAGTTAATGCCTTTTATGTGTGAATACTGAGCAAGTATAGCAGACAGTGCAGAGCCAACTCCTCCAGCTACATCCACCACACTCCTAACACTCTTTAACCCATCATACATCTTCACCACAGAAGCCATGACATCATTTGTATGACAGGCCATGGCCTGGTTAAAAAGCCTGTTGGCTTCAGCAATTGAACTAACATATTCCCAGGGGCTTGTGCCATACACCTTGACAAAGGGATGACGCCCTTCCAAGACAGCATCATGAAAATGGTGGTGAGTATCCAAGTACACTTTGTGTACTGCCAACATCAGAAATGGCACACAGGAATCCTTGTTTCCTTCCTTCACAAGTAACTTTGAAACGCTGTTCAGCCCATATGTCATTTGCTTGGTTTGCTCATCCACGTCTTCAATGAAGACTCCACAAGAAGCCAGTAatctcaaaatcctaaaaaattattCCTTCTGGGGAACCTTAGT from Cryptomeria japonica chromosome 3, Sugi_1.0, whole genome shotgun sequence harbors:
- the LOC131874136 gene encoding caffeic acid 3-O-methyltransferase-like, which produces MTYGLNSVSKLLVKEGNKDSCVPFLMLAVHKVYLDTHHHFHDAVLEGRHPFVKVYGTSPWEYVSSIAEANRLFNQAMACHTNDVMASVVKMYDGLKSVRSVVDVAGGVGSALSAILAQYSHIKGINFDLPHVFATAPAITGERPHLSFQGRKKLLVLFYLWINSDGDWCGQIGTS